Within Fusarium fujikuroi IMI 58289 draft genome, chromosome FFUJ_chr08, the genomic segment CGCGTGCGATTGATGTTGGCCTGTCTTGCCGCCACTTGCCATGGCGAAATTGTTTgagtccaagctcaagggtaAGCTTTGATGTATGGCCGAAAAAGTCAATTGGCATATCTTCCCTGAGACCATGAAGCCGACTCTCTATTAAACTGGGCATAGTGCTTGCATATTGACTGTTTACCATTGCCTGATTTTGGACAGGTAGTATCGTGGAAATAAGCTTgttttgatgttgatgcgatTGAGGTGAGTTCAGTGGATGCCAACCATGTGGTCAGCGATCCACTGGAGTAGGATTTTAACCACTGTAGCGAATTAAATTGACTCATTGTGACTCAATCGATAAGAAGTTACCTGATCTTCTGTAAGGGGTAGTAAAGACAGAAGAATAACTCAAAGAAACAATACCACCAGATGTTGTGAGTAAAGAGAAAAGATAGTGGGTGATGGGATTACTGTGAAGTCGTCGATATAGGTCAAGAGACAGGCTCTGTCTtgcacatacgaccatacctgcaggaaaatacgggatcccgtccgctctcccatagtcaagcctgTAAGGGGCGGAtcagtagttgggtcggtgacgaccagcgaatccccgctgttgtatgtttttgcTGGCTCTGTCTGTGACCTGCATCACTTTTTGGCTGTCGCCAAGTGCGCGGTTGTGACCGTGCTGAGCAAACTGATCCTTAGCCGTCTGCTTGTCGTGTTGATCTTGTAGCTCAATAAGCTATAAGAAGCAGTCAATAGTTGCTGGGCAGACAGCAACCCAGACATCCAGTAAGTAAATGCAGTACGATGATTCAGCGATAAAAAGAGAACCAGCGCAAATTGAAGCTCCGAGAAATGGTGCCTGCAAAAGAGGTAGGTACTTGAAGCCATTCAATTGCCTGTCTGTTGGGCTCTAGGTGCTGGCTCTGTCAGCTCTAGCGACTTTGCAAGACGTTGTGTTGACAGGAGAAGGAAATGTACCTTTTGCGTTGATGGCTCTTGAGTGCCGCCGTAGCGAGCGCATGGTCGCAAATACAGGGGTTATCCCCTGATGGTACAGACGTGTTATCGCACTGATAAGCCGTCTTATCGGAAGTACCCATTTGTGGCTGGTCAGTTCGACAACGATCTGAAGGCCCCATTATTGTTAGAGGACACGCAATGCCACTCAGTACGCAAGCACCTCGACGTGTCACATCGCGTCGCGTTATATCATGCCAAGTCCTCGTCCGCACGCGTGACTGAGCACGGATGCTCCCTGTCACTGTGTAATTAATAACGCACTTCTTTTCAGAACACTTTCCGAGCGTCACCATTTAGTCCCCATCGCTTCTAGTGCCGTTAGAGGTAGTCCTGATGATGCTCATGATACCAGAGGATTCACAGCTGCTAGCGCGCTCATTTGACAAACTCTCAAGTCCTTTGTCTCATTGTGACCCCTCCTCATGCCAATCATTTCCAGCTGCCTACCTGAAGATCAAATACATATCGCGCAAAGCTAAAAGGGCCGCCAGTGGCGTCATGCGCAGTCTGCCCTAGGGGTTCATAAGCCAGGACACCATGATGGACACGTCGTAGCGCGAAGCACCGTCGGAGCCTTTgttcaacatcttcatgtGACATAACGAGAGCTAGACGTGACCTAGATAAACCACGGGACCGGAACATCGCCCTCAACAAACTGCAACCAATCGACACGCTGGCAAGCTTTCCCTATACTCCGGAGATCCTGCTGTTTCCAGATACCCTTGATAATATCTCGTAGAACTTTGATGTTGCCAATGCTCCTCACGCTGTCCATTCTGTCAAGGGTATGCAGAATGCTGACTCGATCTTGCTCATCGACTTCACACGCGATGATAAACACTGGCCATGGACTGGTTGCAACATCTAGGCTTTTCAAAATTCCCAGGGCTTGTTGTACGTAAGCCGGCCGCGTGAAATCATCCTCCGCGATGGAATGAACGCGTTGGAGATAGAGCAGTGCCGCTAGACGATACAACTCAGCGATAGCCAAAATGCGATGTGATCTTAAACTATCAGAGCACTCGATGGGCGCAACCAACTGTCGCAGGTTGTAAAGCTTCATTGCCAAATCGCACCTTTGCAGCGTTGAGGTGCTCAGACAATCTTGTGCCGAGTGTAGTCGCATCatgttgatctcatcaatgaTCTCAAGGACCTCCACAGAACATCCCAAAGACCCCACGATCTGGACCAGAGTCAGAAGAGTGGACGTTAGAACGGGGGCACTTACGAGAAACTTGTCACCACTGAAAGCGCAAAGAGCGGATGTTGACACGGAGCCAGGGCTTTCGTTAAGTCGCCATGACGGATAGTTGAAAGCAGCCAATACATCATGATATAGCCACCAGGTAAGCAGGAAATCCGAGCTTGAGCCAGGGGTATCTGTGCACTGTCGCCTTATTATCTCCTTCGCTCCGTTCAAATGAATGTGCCAATTGTGCTCTTCTCTATCAAAGACCTGTGAAGCATTAGTTACGGTAGCCCAATTTCTGGTCATACGGACATCATAAACACAAAGCATCATTACTGCTGCAAGCTGGACTTGATTGGTCGATGCACATTTTGACCTCGTACTACTTGCGAGAGATATTGACAAGTTCCGGACGGCTTTCAGTTTGAACGACATTGCATCAGCTATCGAGTTTGAGTAGTGGATCATTGCTACGGCTATCATTGCATTGAGCAACGCAAGAGCTGAattgtcttggcttgataAAGCCATGGGTAGTAATGTCGAACAAAAGCCATTTTGAGCTTGAGTTGTAGAGATCATTGGGGATATAATGTTTTGATCTGGTTCCGTTAGCCATTGCCCAAGGGGAATGGAGAATTTCACACACAATAACCGAGGAGCATGCCTGCACGATCGAGCAAGGGGCCGTGAAGTGTGAGACTGCGTCGAGGTCGTTGTCGGAAGAGGTCCACAAGCATATGGCCACCACTATTTGTGAAAGCAATATCAATATCTGACATGGATGTGTTCAAGAAGTATTTGCCATAGTAAACCGATCctgatggtgttgctggGGGCCGATGCTCAGCAGGGTCACGTTTTCTCCGCCGTCCATCATGACGATCTGGCCAGAGAAGTTGAAGGCCATACCCAAGACACTTTCTTTGCGTCCGAATGCAGTTATTACAACTCGGAGTTGCCCTATCACAGCCGATCTTGCGCCCTACACTTGTCAGCTTGAAGACCACCATAGAATATGTCATCTTACGTTTGCAGGTCCAACAGCTTTGTTTCGGCAGCATCTCCGGTCTACCTCCCAAAAGTGAGCGACACTGATTATCACGAGCTACTTTTCGGGAGGAAAATTAGAATCCTTGGACGAATTGTCAGTTTGTTCTAGTATCTTGTCACTACCATCCTTGATGGGAGTCAGCGGGGTCCAGAAGATGATGTGTCATCCGCCAATAATCGCCATATTCGTCAATGATCCGAAACAGGCAATTCGACCCAGCAATCGAGAGTGTCCGATAAGTTCAAGGATTCGTGGAGCATAAGCTGAAAATAGACTGAATAAATGCATGAGAACAGCTATTTTCTAGAGTATTTGAATCCAAAAGGCAATTGGCAGTGTGTGCGATCAGATACTTGAGAGGACGAGTAACTACAAGCGCTATCATGGAAACGAAACCGGGCATGATCCGAACCTTCGCAGAGAGTAAGATCTCCTGAGCCATGGTAATATGAACTTTGGATACTACTGAAAGAGAAACCAGCATTTCGTTATCTCTCCTTGTCACTAATCCACGACGACATGCTTTGCAACCTtctcgttgaccttgagactCAGCAGGTCAGGCCGCGCATAATGCCCAACGACGTCAATGAAAGCCTTGGGCTTATCAATATCTCTCAGATTGACCACAGCCGTTATGATGCCCTCTTCACCGTCACCGATAGGCTCTGCAAGTGGCTTGCCGTCGGGCCCAAAGATCATCGAGAATCCGCCACCCGGCTAAATCAGCAGTCAGCAATCTCTCCAGCTTCCATGGGAGTTAGCCATCTTACTGTTTTGGTGACAGGATTGCCTGTCAGCCCGTTTCTTTCCAAGTTCTTTTCGGTGAGAACCTGTGAGGCCACAGCGACAAAAGTTGCCCCTTCAATGGCCATGAACTGACTTGCGCGATAGCTCGCCTCGCCGGTCTCGTGGTACAGCCAAGCAATCTTTTCAGGGTCTGGCATCTCGAACTCAGCTGGCCAACTGGCGATATGGATCTGCACACCCTGTGCATATTCGTTGTATCGAAGCAATGGCTGCAAATGCTCCCAGCAGTTCAACGCGCCGACCTTTCCGAACTTGGTGTCAACGACAACTTTGAGCGATTCGGCCTGTCCTTCGCCCCAGATTGTTCGTTCCACGTGAGTAGGCTTGATCTTTCGTCGATGATGGATAATTTCGCCACTTGTATCGATGAATGATTGTCCCATGTACAGGCTTGCTCCATCTCGCTCGCTGTACCCGAGAACGACGAGCATACCCGCTTTCTTGACAGCTTGTTGGATTCGCTTCATCTGAGGTGAGTCTCGGCGCATAGAATTGGCCATGTACTCGTGGATCCAACCTCCATTGTTGATGACTGGAGATGTCCACATTTGCCTGCATAGCCCTGTTAGCATCATGCGTACATAGTAGATGAAACCATTTTGGCTGACAGATTCCGATCATACCATGGATAACCAGGAATCCAAACTTCTGGAAACCCAAGTACTTGGACTCCATCAACGGCTGCTTTCTCGATCAGGGAGATGGTTTTGTCAACACTTCCTTCTAGGTCGAGCCATACAGGCTCTGCTTGCACGGCACCGACTTTAACAGTTTGGTCCATGATAGGTAGAGTAGATAAGGTTATTACAGTGAGGAGAGACAAGGTTGAGATGGCGCGCTCTGCCACTTTTCTATCCTGATGCTGGAGACGAAGGGTGGTTATTTATACATGGTCAAAATCCATCTTTTGAGACTCCAGGATAATGGATGCTTCATGACGATAGTTGGTGGAGTTGAATTGCCGAGATCCGTGTAGACAGACGACCCAAGGAAATAGTTTGCGATCTCAAACAAGCGCAGCAGACGTCGCGTCGTTGATACTCTTGCTCCAAGACAAGCAAAAGATCCACTATGGGACATACACATCATAAGACCCTGATTACTTATCGCATAATTATGGCCTGTTTTGGATATGAAAGCCGGCATCTAGCCTACTGCTTGCTGCTACCCCGCATGAGCTAATGACCATGTTCGCAAACTCTTGCCTCACGATTTTCACATATGGGTCATCGATTGAGTCAAATTGAATTCAATGACTAGCTTATGTGCAACAAAAGAGCACACTCGACAAATGTGGCTGACAATGTGTGTTCGAGAGGGGCTAGAATTGCTTCCCCTTAGAACACCTTACAACTATACCGTCGGCATCGTCTTTCTGTCCAACTTATGCCGCTGGGGGCATCAGCGCATCCACATCCGGGccccatccatcatcattggaGATAGTAATCGTGTTATCCGACCCCTCTTTTAGATCAAAGAAACCCCTGCTGAGTCCCGTCTGAGAAAGATGGCTGGTGGACAAGAACGCAAGCTTCTGAGATTCGCCGTTGACATTGACAGTCGCATATCGTGATCCGGTGTCGCCATTTCGGTACTTAACGTTGATAGTAGCTGTACCACCCGAgctcttgatgttcttgaaggTAAGAGTGCCTTTCTTGTCGCCTCCGATGTAGCCGACGGCTTTACCGCCACTGCATTCGCTGCATGAGATGACCCTGGCATCATTGGCCATCGTT encodes:
- a CDS encoding related to aliphatic nitrilase; the protein is MDQTVKVGAVQAEPVWLDLEGSVDKTISLIEKAAVDGVQVLGFPEVWIPGYPWYDRNLQMWTSPVINNGGWIHEYMANSMRRDSPQMKRIQQAVKKAGMLVVLGYSERDGASLYMGQSFIDTSGEIIHHRRKIKPTHVERTIWGEGQAESLKVVVDTKFGKVGALNCWEHLQPLLRYNEYAQGVQIHIASWPAEFEMPDPEKIAWLYHETGEASYRASQFMAIEGATFVAVASQVLTEKNLERNGLTGNPVTKTPGGGFSMIFGPDGKPLAEPIGDGEEGIITAVVNLRDIDKPKAFIDVVGHYARPDLLSLKVNEKVAKHVVVD